A genomic window from Xyrauchen texanus isolate HMW12.3.18 chromosome 15, RBS_HiC_50CHRs, whole genome shotgun sequence includes:
- the ecm1b gene encoding extracellular matrix protein 1 isoform X1, producing MGSSRVLGLHLMLLLVLVCEASEDELQREVTLSPEEMKYMMLQRPILPDMSKLMKLIVSASSGPDMSPIEDTNFHPEDVRSGRRVLGPRSMGPNMGPEILFPPAFPTIGNLQDICKFSKAPVRYPKDMFPSSGFGREHRQADAVNRLQPWYGVCCGLNATQEEQICCAIQAWKRTLSAFCDEEFSVKTSQYSCCHKTKQARWTCFDKEVSDSSYNVSSEVSNAYTPLKVKGFKYNPNACKG from the exons ATGGGCTCTTCCCGCGTATTGGGACTTCATTTGATGCTTTTACTCGTTCTTGTGTGCGAGGCATCGGAAG ATGAACTTCAGCGAGAGGTGACACTTTCACCTGAGG AGATGAAATATATGATGTTACAGAGACCAATACTTCCTGACATGTCCAAGTTGATGAAACTAATAG TTTCAGCCTCTTCAGGGCCAGATATGAGCCCAATAGAAGACACAAATTTTCATCCTGAGGACGTCAGAAGTG GACGCAGAGTTTTAGGTCCTCGCTCCATGGGACCCAACATGGGGCCGGAGATTCTTTTCCCACCAGCCTTTCCAACTATCGGCAACCTCCAAGATATCTGTAAATTTAGTAAAGCTCCGGTCCGATACCCTAAAGACATGTTTCCTTCGAGTGGCTTTGGTAGGGAGCATCGTCAGGCTGATGCTGTCAATCGACTTCAGCCGTGGTATGGTGTGTGCTGTGGCCTTAATGCAACACAGGAAGAGCAAATCTGTTGTGCTATACAAGCG TGGAAGAGGACTCTTTCTGCTTTCTGCGATGAAGAATTCTCTGTTAAAACCAGTCAGTATTCCTGCTGCCACAAGACAAAGCAGGCCAGATGGACGTGTTTCGATAAAGAGGTTTCAGATTCTTCATACAATGTCTCTTCTGAGGTCTCAAATGCCTACACTCCACTCAAGGTCAAAGGCTTCAAATATAACCCCAATGCTTGCAAAGGGTAG